Genomic segment of Methanoculleus horonobensis:
CCTCGTGGAAGGCGGCGCAGTTGAACCCCATCGAAGCGCTCCGCTACGAGTGACGAGTTCCCCCGGGGGAGGGAGGAGGCCGCCCCACGGCACTGCCCCCCTGGAAGCCGTCGCGAGGCCGGGGGTGGCGAAGCCCCTTCCGGGGTGAGACCATGCGTAATTTCATAGCCCTGGAGACCGGAAACTCTATGAGCACTTATAGGATGATAGAGTTCTCTGTCAGGAAGTGCTCTGACCTCCATCGGGTCCTCAATACGATAACAATACCCGGCTGTGTGAAACGAATGTTGCAAATGATTACGTGGCTCGACAAAAACTTCAGCTCGCTCCAGCCGACGCGGGCGATCATCATGAGAGCGCTGCGCCACCTGCGCCCTGCGGATCGAAAAAAGCTCTTCTCCGAAGACATCCCCGAGATGCGGACCGCCGAAGGGCGGTGGTTCGAGGCGATCGTTTATGAGATGATCCTCGATCTCTCCCGGCAGACCAACCTCATCCGCTCCGTCGTGGCCCGGGGTGCCGACGGGCCCGCCAAAGTCCGGCGTGCGCAACTCGGTCAGAACGGACTCTTCTACTCGAACATCGGGGATATCAAAGTCCGGGGAAACGGCCAGGATCTCGCCGAGGTCGATCTCGTGCTCGTCGACCATACCGGAGCACTGACGTTCGGGGAGATCATCACGTCTCCTGCCGACTTAAAAGAGTTCGAGGCGGAGATCCGCTACAAAAAACAACTCTTCGGCTATCTCTACGGGCAGCCGACCGTGCCGTTCCTTCTCATCTCCTCGGTCGATATCTCCCGGACGGCCGTCGTCCGCCGCCTCCTCAAGGAACCCGACAACGTCCTCCTCACCACCCCGACCTGCGAGGACTTAAAGGCCCTTATCCGGCAGCGAGACCTGAAACGAGGTCCTACCGGCCGGGTAAAGCATGAGAGGCTGGTATCCATCAAGGACATTCCGCCCCGCCGGCCGTTCGACTACAAGAAATTGCACGACGAACGGCTGCAGAGCATAATCTCCACCGTCACCTCGAAGAAAGGCGTCGTGGAACTCGGTACCCCGGACGAGATCCCGCCGATCGTGAAGAAGGTTCTCTTCGGAGGACTCTACCCCTCCGCCGTCCGGATGCTCGATGCCCGATACCCCATCCGCATCAAGGGAAAGACCTACGACCCGGATACGATTCAGAAACAGTTCTCGAAGGTCATTCTCGCCGTGAACATCCCGGAGTACCGGCCGATCATCTATCTCCGGGCCCGGAACAAGAAGGAGTACCTCAAGATGGTGCCGAACAAGACTGGCGGGTTCAAGTTCGAGAGCCGGCGGACGCCTCATATGGCAGGCTTCTTCCTCTGGCTCGAGTCCGTTCAGCCGTCGCTCGGGGCCGAGTTGACGCGGGAACTCCTCGATGCGTTCCCCACGATTCATGTCCCGGATGCGATCGCGGACGGGAAACCGTAAGATACGTATGCCGGCCCCAGGTGACCTCATGAACTCGGACGGCGGTGATCCGGAATGAGCCCGGTGGCGGAGATCGCCGGGTTCGTGGGGATTGCCCTGGTCGCTGTCTTCCTCGGGATCGCCGCGGCTCTCGGGGTCTCGTACGTCGGGATGCTCTACGGCCCCCGCATATTCGCCTTCATCGGGGAAGGAGGGCTCAGGGTCGTTCCGAAACTGATGGCGGTCATCGTTCTTGCGATAGCCATCCAGTTCATCATCCGCGGAATCGCGGAGGCGATGCCCCAGCTGCTGGCGAATGTCGAGTTCGGTGGGGATGCGGGTACGGAATGACGGATGTTCAGATCGCTCTCATCCAGGCGCTCCAGGCCCACGCGGCGTGGCTCGAAGTGCCGATGCTCGCCTTCTCGTTCCTCGGGGAGCCGGAGTTCTACCTGCTCGTCATTGCGGCCCTCTACTGGTGCTGGGACACGCGCCTCGGGCTTCGTCTGGCCCTCCTGATGGGGATCACCGGCGGGGTCAACGAGGCCCTCAAGGTCGCGTTCCACCTTCCCCGCCCCTACTGGGTCTGTCCGGAGATCAGGGCGCTTGGAAGTCATCCGTCGTTCGGGCTGCCGTCGGCGCACGCCCAGGGGTCGGCGTCGTTCTGGGGACTGCTCGCCGCCGACGTCCGGTGGAAGT
This window contains:
- a CDS encoding MarC family protein, which produces MSPVAEIAGFVGIALVAVFLGIAAALGVSYVGMLYGPRIFAFIGEGGLRVVPKLMAVIVLAIAIQFIIRGIAEAMPQLLANVEFGGDAGTE